The Pyrenophora tritici-repentis strain M4 chromosome 3, whole genome shotgun sequence genome has a window encoding:
- a CDS encoding DDE-3 multi-domain protein, whose protein sequence is MPGTGHRLQPAVLQAILDRIAACESDRAISRATGASRNTVAKLRLSLEFWGVPYPPRCVRLGRPSILRQAQREGLQAYLNGSPGAYMDEMRDFLYDEYDVRISLASVYRELEKMRWSRKLATKRAKEQSEPLRRLYLARMAQHYKAEQIVALDESACNERTGDRKYGWSPIGEPVELSHSFRRSERWSLLPAMTIDGYISYKIFQGAITSEILEDFLEFQVLPFCNPHPGPASVIVLDNASIHRSERVRVLCQSAGVLLEYLPPYSPDFNPIEKSFKQLKGWMKRNSAQAENFIDFGVFLEYAAQLVCCNINCRSWFHRCGYPY, encoded by the coding sequence atgccaggcaccggccaccgcttgcagcccgctgttctccaggctatcctcgaccgaattgctgcctgcgaaagtgatcgagccatctctagagctacaggtgcgagccgtaacacagtagcaaagctgaggttgagcttagagttttggggcgtgccttatccgccgcgctgcgttcgacttgggcggccatctatactccggcaagctcagcgcgaaggccttcaggcatacctcaatggctcaccgggcgcatacatggatgagatgagggacttcttgtacgacgagtacgacgttaggataagccttgcgagcgtttaccgagagctagagaagatgagatggtctcgcaagcttgcaacaaagcgggcaaaggagcagagtgagccactccgccgcctctatcttgccaggatggcgcaacactataaggcggagcagatcgttgcgttggacgagagcgcctgcaatgagcgtacgggcgaccgcaagtatggctggtctccaatcggggagccggtggagctatcacacagcttcaggcgatcagaacggtggtcgctgctgccagccatgacgatagatggctacataagctataagatctttcaaggcgcgattacatctgagatcctagaagacttcttagagtttcaagtgctgccgttctgcaatcctcacccagggccagcctcagtaatcgtgcttgataacgcctccatccatcgatcagagcgtgtacgggtgctttgccaaagtgctggagtactccttgagtatctgccgccatactcaccagatttcaaccccatcgagaagagctttaagcagctcaaggggtggatgaaaaggaattcagcgcaagcggagaacttcattgactttggggtctttcttgagtatgcagcgcagctggtgtgctgtaatattaactgcagaagctggttccataggtgtggctatccctattaa
- a CDS encoding Dimer-Tnp-hAT domain containing protein: MRRFDFMLPQVVIDLSKALSKIHISFDGWTTKGGKRGFLGVVAHYVNSAGDLIDLPIALPQLTGAHTGEKMAEVVSKTLQQFGINSRTIGYFMLDNATNNDTAVLSIAQQMGLIAAHRRLRCGAHTLNLVGQALLWGSNNNAYDNDRSELAVKSELLRNWRENGPLSVLLSVINYIRTPQQLELFEKFQRIANAELLADQREVLAPVKPVVTRWNSYCSAFERAVKLQPAVNAYAHHHICRVRDEDTYAISRGNKLPEAADWMRSGGLTAADWAVVTEYIDVLKPLKSATKRLEGRGKDTEGRVGGGLYGAIAEVIPVFEYILTFYEQRVEAYKAVDYNAHDEAPKDHLAINLRAAWAKASDYYNKLNLSPAYYAATLLHPRYKTYCELWAEYNTSLRAVRRPRVVSNEIDDAIDALTDPDSAVAANDGYIDDYAAVHPIKYWVGLRDRYPSLAQMAIDVLSIPASSCECERMFSELGDLLEPRRRQISPQLLAAIQCVRRWHRAGFNQGDDSAAMGTITDADIDAIYQLCDWDHENENEYLV; this comes from the exons ATGCGTCGTTTCGACTTCATGTTACCCCAGGTCGTCATTGATCTGTCGAAGGCCCTTAGCAAGATTCACATTAGTTTTGACGGTTGGACAACAAAGGGCGGTAAACGCGGCTTCTTAGGCGTTGTTGCGCACTACGTCAACAGCGCTGGGGACCTTATAGATCTCCCTATCGCGCTGCCCCAACTAACGGGCGCCCATACTGGCGAGAAGATGGCAGAGGTTGTTAGCAAAACTCTGCAGCAGTTTGGCATTAACTCGCGTACTATCGGCTACTTTATGCTCGATAACGCTACTAATAACGACACTGCTGTCCTCAGCATCGCGCAGCAGATGGGCTTAATCGCTGCCCATCGTCGACTCCGCTGCGGTGCTCATACTCTTAACTTAGTTGGTCAGGCATTACTTTGGGGCAGCAACAACAATGCGTACGACAACGATCGCAGCGAGCTTGCTGTTAAGAGCGAGCTGTTACGCAATTGGCGCGAGAATGGGCCACTTAGCGTACTTCTTAGCGTGATCAACTACATCAGAACGCCGCAGCAGCTCGAGCTTTTTGAAAAGTTCCAGCGCATAGCTAACGCTGAGCTGCTCGCTGATCAGCGCGAAGTGCTTGCGCCAGTTAAGCCAGTTGTCACGCGCTGGAACTCGTATTGTTCCgcctttgagcgcgctgttAAGCTGCAGCCCGCTGTTAACGCTTACGCCCATCATCATATATGCCGCGTGCGAGATGAGGATACATATGCGATTAGCCGTGGCAACAAGCTACCTGAGGCTGCGGACTGGATGCGATCTGGCGGCCTTACagctgctgactgggcaGTTGTTACTGAGTATATCGACGTGTTGAAGCCACTAAAGTCGGCAACAAAGCGCCTAGAAGGACGTGGCAAAGACACTGAGGGCCGCGTTGGAGGCGGTCTTTACGGCGCTATCGCTGAGGTTATCCCAGTCTTTGAGTATATACTTACTTTCTACGAGCAACGCGTTGAAGCTTATAAGGCTGTCGACTATAACGCGCATGACGAAGCGCCTAAAGACCACCTCGCGATTAACCTCCGTGCTGCCTGGGCGAAGGCTAGTGATTACTATAATAAGCTTAACCTCTCACCCGCGTACTACGCTGCAACTCTACTCCATCCACGCTACAAAACGTACTGCGAG CTTTGGGCAGAGTACAACACCTCACTGCGTGCTGTAAGGCGCCCAAGGGTTGTCTCCAACGAGATCGACGACGCAATTGATGCCCTCACAGACCCAGATAGCGCTGTGGCTGCTAACGACGGCTATATAGATGA CTACGCTGCCGTTCACCCTATCAAATACTGGGTAGGCTTGCGTgatcgctaccccagccttgCGCAGATGGCTATTGACGTGCTCTCTATCCCAGCTTCAAGCTGCGAGTGTGAGCGCATGtttagcgagcttggcgatcTCCTTGAGCCTCGGAGACGGCAGATCTCACCTCAGTTATTAGCCGCTATACAGTGCGTACGGCGGTGGCATAGGGCTGGCTTTAATCAGGGCGACGATAGCGCTGCCATGGGGACTATAACTGACGCTGATATAGACGCTATATATCAATTGTGCGATTGGGATCACGAGAACGAGAACGAGTACCTAGTATAA
- a CDS encoding autophagy protein Atg27, whose translation MAPSRSRAPLFSLLALTSLLPQAAWAFDCKDILADGAHFNFKELGGPHVVHWKESDLTKELEWKYNFTVDICNSLKWHKGGSLASECHHGARVCGIRENIDLATGGNSTITPIDIAGTYATQTGRRIDAKFENLGNSKSNQDAGREGVRATLNGGRFPFDNKREGVNQRAIIEFVCDKERSGLEGDEKDDSPHQDDGKDDEKDDDKKDGDDKKEGKLRRREEKAKNKCEDSDNSLRFCGYQMENEDKDKKVQTLRLEWRTKYACVDAPSPDGGSHWGFFGWFFIIVFLAIAAYLIFGSWLNYNRYGARGWDLLPHGDTIRDMPYIAKDFARKVAGTVQGGGSRGGYAAV comes from the exons ATGGCACCTTCACGGTCCCGAGCCCCGCTATTCTCGCTGCTCGCCCTCACCTCGCTCCTCCCACAGGCCGCATGGGCGTTTGACTGCAAAGACATACTCGCCGACGGCGCACATTTCAACTTCAAGGAGCTCGGCGGGCCCCATGTCGTCCACTGGAAAGAATCCGATCTAACCAAAGAGCTTGAGTGGAAATACAACTTCACCGTCGATATTTGCAATTCACTCAAATGGCACAAGGGTGGCAGTCTGGCATCCGAGTGCCACCACGGCGCGAGGGTGTGCGGTATTAGGGAGAATATCGACTTGGCGACGGGTGGCAACTCAACCATCACGCCCATCGATATCGCCGGCACATACGCCACGCAGACGGGGAGGCGCATCGATGCCAAGTTTGAGAATCTAGGCAACTCTAAAAGCAACCAGGATGCGGGGAGAGAGGGTGTACGAGCGACACTGAACGGAGGGAGATTTCCGTTTGACAACAAGAGAGAGGGTGTCAATCAGCGCGCTATCATCGAATTTGTCTGCGACAAGGAGCGATCGGGTCTTGAAGGCGACGAAAAGGACGACAGCCCGCATCAGGATGACGGCAAGGATGACGAAAAGGACGACGACAAGAAGGATGGCGACGACAAAAAGGAAGGCAAGCTGCGGCGACGCGAGGAAAAGGCCAAGAACAAGTGTGAGGACTCGGACAACAGTCTACGCTTCTGCGGCTATCAAATGGAAAATGAAGACAAGGATAAGAAGGTCCAGACACTACGACTGGAATGGCGCACAAAATACGCTTGTGTAGATGCGCCATCACCAGACGGAGGCTCACACTGGGGTTTCTTTGGCTGGTTCTTCATCAT TGTCTTCCTCGCCATCGCTGCTTATCTCATCTTTGGCTCCTGGCTCAACTACAACCGCTACGGCGCCCGCGGATGGGACCTCCTGCCCCACGGCGACACGATCCGCGATATGCCGTACATTGCAAAGGACTTTGCGAGAAAGGTGGCGGGCACCGTCCAGGGTGGCGGTAGTAGAGGGGGCTATGCTGCTGTGTAA